AACAAATTGAAATTCGCCACTTAATGCTTCAAGAACTGCATTAAATCTACCTACATTGGCTTCATCAAGTGGAGCATCGACTTCATCAAGGAAACAAAAAGGAGCTGGAGTAGTTTTTAGTAAGCTAAAAATTAGCGAAATAGCTGTTAATGCTTTTTCTCCACCACTAAACAAACTCATATTTTGCATTTTTTTTCCTGGAAGGCGAACTAATATTTCTACTCCTGTATTCAATAAGTCGTCTTCTTTGAGCATATGTAACTCACCATAACCGTTTGGGAATAGAACTGGAAAGATTTTTTGAAACTCAACATTTACTTTATCAAAAATTTCTTTAAACCTATTTTTTGTATTTTCTTCAATTTCAGTAATTGACAAATAAAGCTCTTGCATAGATCTATCAATATCATCTTTTTGGGTAACAAGAAAATTTAAACGTTCAGAAACGTCTTTAAATTCTTCTAAAGCTCTTTCATTAACAGCACCAAGTTCAAGAATTGCTTGTTGTAGTTCTTTAATTCTATTTTCTAGAACAATTCTTTGATTTTGATCGCCACTTGCCTCTGAAGGAAGATCCTTTAATGTCAATGAAAATTTTTCACTGGCTTCTTTTACAGCAGTATCTATTATAGTTTCATATCTAGCTAATTCTAGCATTTTTTCATTGATAAATTTTTGTTTTGAGGCTGCATTATCTTTTTGTGACTTTAACTTACTTTCATAAACTCTTAACTCTTCTGTTACTTCACTTTCTTCTTGCAGTAAATATTCTAATTTATCTTCTAAAATTTTAACCTGCTTTTGATAATTTAATATTTCACTATTTAAGTTATCAAATTCATCTTCTCCATTAGAGATTGCTGATTCTAATTCATCAATCTGACGTATAAAAGAATCAACTTTCTGTTGCATTCTTTTTAACTGATAAACCATTTCATCATAATATTTTCTATTATTGGATTGTCTTTCAGTTATTACTGCTCTCTCAGATTTTTTATTTTGTAATTGAGTATTTATTTCATCTTTTATTTCTTTTTTTTCAGAAAATTCTATTTCGAAATCGTTTAAATTTTGTTGCAATATTTCTAATTCATTATCTAGTTTATCCATTTGATTTTGATTTTTTGCGAATGATTCCTTGGCTTCTGAAATTTCTAAATTTAATCTATTTCTTTCGTCAGCTAATCTTGAAATATTTTCTTCAATATGTCTCAATTGAAGATCAAAATTATCTAACTGATTAGATAATTTTAAAGATTCGACTTTTTCTTTTTCAAGGACACTTGCAAGTTCATTGAATCTAAATTCTATTTTTTTCTTATTTTCATTTAATGAATATAATGTACCCTCAGCAGAAGCTAGCTGTTCTTGAATTTTTTCTTTTAAAATTAAAGATTCAGAATATTCTCTTCTTCTTTGCAAAATGCCTTGAGAGGCTCCCTCTTTTATAATTCCACAAGAAAAACCTTGTACTCCATTAGAAATAGATCCTCTTTCCGTAATAAAAATGAAATGTTGGTTATTATTAGCAATTTTTTTTGCCTTTAATAAAAGCCATTCATCTTGGCATATAAAAATTCTTTCAAAAATTCTTTTTGCTGCTGGAACTTTATAGTTCTCTAATCTATCACCAACACATCTAACTCCACTGATGTTTAATATATTTTGTTTATCAATTTCTTCACTCTGATTGAGAGGGTAAATAAGATCTTTAACCAATAAATTTACTTTTGAAATTGAATATTCTTCTACTTTATCTATAATTTCAATTAAATCATCTGTATTTTCAAGAATTGCTGATTGAAAAAGAAATGGCATATAATTCTCTAAAATAGATTCATCTTCTTTATGTAAAGAAACTGAATCAAATAAATATCCTGATATTTTAGAGCTTAATTTTTCTTTTAATGATAGGAGACCGTCAGATAATCCATTATCAGACTCAACTAGATCTTTTAAAATATTTACTTTACTTGTTACTTCTAAATGATTTTGCTTTATAATTTCACGTTCTTTATTTGCAATATCAAAATTAGACTTAACTTTCTCTAACTCTATTTCCAATGAGTTTCTATTTGATACAACTTCATCTAATCCAATAGATAATTTACTCAAATTTTCTGCTATAGCTCTTCTGTCTGCTGCTAGTTGCCCTTTTGCTTCAGAAGAAGAAAGATGATTTTCTGTAACTTTTTGAATTTGATTATTATACTTACTTATTGTATCTAAGAGGCTTTCATTTCTGGCTCTTAATGAATTTTTGCTTGATTCAATTGCTCTTATTTCTGAACGAATTTCATCACCACGCATTCGCTCTACTTGAATATTTTCATCAATTTCTTCTAATTTTTCTTCCAAATTTTCTTTTTCAAGATCAATTTTATGTAGTTGTGAACTTAAAGTTTCTATTTCTAGCATTATTGAAGATTGTTTTTCTTCTTCTTTCTTTAAATTAGTTTGTTCATCAATTAGTTCTTTTTTTATTTTATCTTTTTGCAATATTCTTTCATCATGTCTTTTTTTGTAATTTTCGCGTCTTTCTTCATATTTTGTAAGGGCAATTTTTTGATCATCTAAAGTATTTTCAGTTGATTTAATTTGTTGAGTTAATTCTAGTTGATTTGTTTTAAGATCGTTTGCAACAATTTCCCACTCACTTGCTTCAACTGTTGCTTGTTGAATTTCTGATGATCTACTGTCAATTTCTTTTTTAACTTTACTTGCAATTCCTCGATAAAAACCAACATGGTTTTTAATAAGTTCAATTTCTTTATCTTTTAATTCAGTAGTGTATTTCAATTTCAGGGATGCTTTTTCAACTTGCTCGGAAAGAGATTCTTTTTGTCTAACAAGCTCACCTTCAATTTCTGCTAAATTTTTCATTCTCTCTTGAGTCGATTGAAGTCTTTTTTCTGCTTCTTTTCTTCTCACTTTAAACATTGTTATTCCAGCTGTTTCTTCTAATATTTCTCTTAGATCTTCAGGAGAAGCTTGGATTATTCTATCACGTTTATCTTGTTGAATAATTGCATAACTTTTTGATCCAAGGCCAATAGAAAGTAAGAAATCAACAATATCTTTTAATCTACAAGGTTCTCTGTTCATGAAATATTCACGTTCACCGCTGCGATTTATTCTTCTGCCAATCGAAATCTCAGGTAAGTGCATATACTCTGCAGGGCAATGTAAGCCATCATTTGCAAAAATTAAAGTCACTTCTGCTAAGCTAAGGGGTTTTCGATCTTGTGATCCTGAAAATATGATGTCTGTTGGATCATCTGCACGCAAACTCTTTGCGGTCTGTTCACCCATTACCCACCGCACAGCATCGATGATATTTGATTTGCCAGAACCATTTGGCCCAATGACACCGGTAATTCCATCATGATATTGAATATTAACTCTATCAGCAAAACTTTTGAAGCCAGATATATGTATCGATTTAAGTTTCATGTTATCCTTATAGATTTTAATGATCTACAAAAGTTAAATTTTTTGTCTAAAAAAATAGCAAAAAATGAAAATCAGTCTCTAAAATAGAAAGATTTGCAACGATTGATCAAGAAAGATCAGCTATTGATAATCTAAAATTCAAATTTTACAAACTAATTTCAACTATCTCTAAATTACATCATCCATCACATTTTACAAATGTTTGAAATTTGGACTTATTTTTGGTTTTGGAGAGGAAGCATAAAAAGAGATATGAAAGGTTATTCTGCTCTTTTGTTTATTTATAGCACAATATTTTAATATACAATTGATATTATTTACTAAAATTTTAAAAAACACAGTTGTAAATTTGCATCAACATCTATTTTAAGTGTAATAAATTTAAGTCTGATTATTTAAATGTTTCTAATAGGGAAGGGGAATCTTTCAATGGCAACTCTAGGAGTTAATATAGATCACGTCGCTACTCTGCGCCAACAAAGAGGTACAAAATATCCAGATCCTGTTGAGGCCGCTTTCATTGTTCAAAATGCAGGTGCAGATCAGTTAACTGTTCATCTACGTGAAGATAGGAGGCATATCCAAGAGCGGGATATAAAGTTATTGAAAGAAATATTACAAATCCCTTTGAACCTAGAAATTGGAAATACGCATGAAATGATAGATTTTGCCTGTTGTATAAAACCTTTTATGGTAACATTAGTTCCTGAAAAAAGGGAAGAAAAGACAACAGAAGGTGGTCTTAATTTAGAGGAATATTTTGATCAATTGAAAGAGTCTATTAATTTATTACAGAAAAATGAAATTCCAGTTAGTTTATTTATTGAGCCTAATTTAAGAGATATTACATTAGCAAAAAATCTTGGTGTGGAAATGATTGAAATTCATACTGGAAAATATGCTGATAGCGATGGAAGAGAAAAACAAAAAGAATTTGAAAAAATAGTAACTGCAACAAAATTTGCTTTAGATAATAAAATACAGGTTCATGCAGGGCATGGTTTAAATTATCAGAATGCATACCAAATTGCGCAAATTAAAGGCATTTCTGATTTAAATATTGGCCACAGTATTATTGCATATGCATTGTTTGTTGGACTAGAAAAAGCTGTCAGAGAAATGAAGAAATTAATATCTTAAGAGTTAAAAGGGCTAGCTAAATTAAATAGGAATAAAAATGACTTTTATTAAAAGCCAAATATCGTTAGTTTCAGAAGACTATAAGCAAAATTTTAAACAAAATATGCTTTTATGTGAAAAACTATCTGAATTGCAAAATATGATAAAATTAGGCGGGGGAGAAAAAGCAAGGGAGCGACATCAAAGTCAAGAGAAAATGTTTGTTAGAGATAGAGTAGCTGCAATTTGTGATCCAGGTTCACCTTTTTTAGAGACTGGTTTACTTGCAGCACACGATGTATATGAGGATTCTGTTCCTGGTGCTGGAATAGTAACAGGCATAGGAAAAATTTCTGGCAAAATGTGTATGATTATTGCAAATGATGCGACAGTGAAAGGCGGAACTTATTATCCTTTGACTGTAAAAAAGCACTTGCGAGCACAAGAAATAGCATTAGAAAATAAACTTCCTTGTGTTTATTTAGTTGATAGTGGTGGAGCTTTTTTACCATTACAAGCAGAAGTTTTTCCAGATAAAGAACATTTTGGTAGAATATTTTACAATCAAGCAATGATGAGTTCATTAGGTATTCCTCAAATTGCTGCAGTTATGGGCTCATGTACTGCAGGAGGTGCATACGTACCTGCAATGAGTGATCAAACTATTATTGTAAATAAGACGGGTACAATCTTTCTAGGAGGCCCACCTTTAGTGAAGGCAGCTACAGGAGAAGACGTAACAGCAGAGTTTTTGGGTGGTGCAAAAGTTCATACAGAAATGAGTGGTGTTGCAGAT
This is a stretch of genomic DNA from Pigmentibacter ruber. It encodes these proteins:
- a CDS encoding pyridoxine 5'-phosphate synthase, whose translation is MATLGVNIDHVATLRQQRGTKYPDPVEAAFIVQNAGADQLTVHLREDRRHIQERDIKLLKEILQIPLNLEIGNTHEMIDFACCIKPFMVTLVPEKREEKTTEGGLNLEEYFDQLKESINLLQKNEIPVSLFIEPNLRDITLAKNLGVEMIEIHTGKYADSDGREKQKEFEKIVTATKFALDNKIQVHAGHGLNYQNAYQIAQIKGISDLNIGHSIIAYALFVGLEKAVREMKKLIS
- the smc gene encoding chromosome segregation protein SMC codes for the protein MKLKSIHISGFKSFADRVNIQYHDGITGVIGPNGSGKSNIIDAVRWVMGEQTAKSLRADDPTDIIFSGSQDRKPLSLAEVTLIFANDGLHCPAEYMHLPEISIGRRINRSGEREYFMNREPCRLKDIVDFLLSIGLGSKSYAIIQQDKRDRIIQASPEDLREILEETAGITMFKVRRKEAEKRLQSTQERMKNLAEIEGELVRQKESLSEQVEKASLKLKYTTELKDKEIELIKNHVGFYRGIASKVKKEIDSRSSEIQQATVEASEWEIVANDLKTNQLELTQQIKSTENTLDDQKIALTKYEERRENYKKRHDERILQKDKIKKELIDEQTNLKKEEEKQSSIMLEIETLSSQLHKIDLEKENLEEKLEEIDENIQVERMRGDEIRSEIRAIESSKNSLRARNESLLDTISKYNNQIQKVTENHLSSSEAKGQLAADRRAIAENLSKLSIGLDEVVSNRNSLEIELEKVKSNFDIANKEREIIKQNHLEVTSKVNILKDLVESDNGLSDGLLSLKEKLSSKISGYLFDSVSLHKEDESILENYMPFLFQSAILENTDDLIEIIDKVEEYSISKVNLLVKDLIYPLNQSEEIDKQNILNISGVRCVGDRLENYKVPAAKRIFERIFICQDEWLLLKAKKIANNNQHFIFITERGSISNGVQGFSCGIIKEGASQGILQRRREYSESLILKEKIQEQLASAEGTLYSLNENKKKIEFRFNELASVLEKEKVESLKLSNQLDNFDLQLRHIEENISRLADERNRLNLEISEAKESFAKNQNQMDKLDNELEILQQNLNDFEIEFSEKKEIKDEINTQLQNKKSERAVITERQSNNRKYYDEMVYQLKRMQQKVDSFIRQIDELESAISNGEDEFDNLNSEILNYQKQVKILEDKLEYLLQEESEVTEELRVYESKLKSQKDNAASKQKFINEKMLELARYETIIDTAVKEASEKFSLTLKDLPSEASGDQNQRIVLENRIKELQQAILELGAVNERALEEFKDVSERLNFLVTQKDDIDRSMQELYLSITEIEENTKNRFKEIFDKVNVEFQKIFPVLFPNGYGELHMLKEDDLLNTGVEILVRLPGKKMQNMSLFSGGEKALTAISLIFSLLKTTPAPFCFLDEVDAPLDEANVGRFNAVLEALSGEFQFVVITHNRRTMEVLDTIYGISMSEPGVSKLVSVDLSDVPPHLRKKQKTAVRSGATVSLTEAEKQSINP